From a single Lolium rigidum isolate FL_2022 chromosome 7, APGP_CSIRO_Lrig_0.1, whole genome shotgun sequence genomic region:
- the LOC124672904 gene encoding aspartyl protease AED3 — protein sequence MALRGVALWTVVALLAAVSAAAHPSCPATPPDSGATLQVSHAFGPCSPLGNDAAAAPSWTGFLADQASRDTSRLLYLDSLAVAGRAYAPIASGRQLLQTPTYVVRARLGTPPQQLLLAVDTSNDAAWIPCSGCAGCPTASPFNPAASTSYRAVPCGSPACAGAPNPSCSLNTKSCGFSLTYADSSLEAALSQDSLAVANNVVKSYTFGCLQKATGTAAPPQGLLGLGRGPLSFLSQTKDMYEGTFSYCLPSFKSLNFSGTLRLGRKGQPLRIKTTPLLANPHRSSLYYVGMTGVRVGKKVVPIPPSALAFDPATGAGTVLDSGTMFTRLVAPAYAAVRDEVRHRIRGAPVSSLGGFDTCYNTTVKWPPVTFMFTGMQVTLPQENLVIHSTYGTTSCLAMAAAPDGVNTVLNVIASMQQQNHRVLFDVPNGRVGFAREQCTTA from the coding sequence ATGGCGCTCCGCGGCGTCgctctgtggaccgtggtggcaCTGCTTGCTGCGGTCAGTGCTGCGGCGCATCCGTCGTGCCCGGCTACGCCACCGGACTCAGGAGCAACCCTGCAGGTCTCGCACGCGTTCGGGCCGTGCTCGCCGCTGGGCAACGACGCGGCCGCGGCGCCGTCGTGGACGGGGTTCCTCGCGGACCAGGCCTCCCGGGACACGTCGCGGCTGCTGTACCTCGACTCGCTGGCCGTGGCCGGGCGCGCGTACGCGCCGATCGCGTCCGGGCGGCAGCTGCTGCAGACGCCGACGTACGTGGTGCGCGCTCGCCTGGGAACCCCGCCGCAGCAGCTCCTGCTCGCCGTCGACACCAGCAACGACGCGGCGTGGATCCCGTGCTCCGGGTGCGCGGGCTGCCCCACCGCCAGCCCCTTCAACCCGGCTGCGTCCACCTCGTACCGCGCCGTGCCCTGCGGCTCGCCGGCGTGCGCGGGGGCGCCGAACCCGTCGTGCTCGCTCAACACCAAGTCCTGCGGCTTCAGCCTCACCTACGCCGACTCCTCCCTCGAGGCCGCGCTGTCCCAGGACTCCCTCGCCGTCGCCAACAACGTCGTGAAGAGCTACACCTTCGGCTGCCTCCAGAAGGCCACCggcacggccgcgccgccgcagggCCTGCTGGGGCTCGGCCGCGGGCCGCTGTCGTTCCTGTCCCAGACCAAGGACATGTACGAGGGCACCTTCTCCTACTGCCTCCCGAGCTTCAAGTCCCTCAACTTCTCCGGCACGCTCCGGCTCGGCCGCAAGGGCCAGCCGCTGCGGATCAAGACCACGCCGCTGCTCGCCAACCCGCACCGCTCCTCGCTCTACTACGTCGGCATGACCGGCGTCCGCGTGGGAAAGAAGGTGGTGCCCATCCCGCCCTCCGCGCTGGCCTTCGACCcggccaccggcgccggcaccgtgcTGGACTCCGGCACGATGTTCACCAGGCTCGTGGCGCCGGCGTACGCGGCCGTGCGCGACGAGGTCCGCCACCGCATCCGCGGGGCACCGGTCTCCTCCCTCGGCGGGTTCGACACCTGCTACAACACGACGGTGAAGTGGCCCCCCGTCACGTTCATGTTCACCGGCATGCAGGTGACGCTGCCGCAGGAGAACCTGGTGATCCACAGCACGTACGGCACCACCAGCTgcctggccatggcggcggccCCCGACGGCGTCAACACGGTGCTCAACGTCATCGCCAGCATGCAGCAGCAGAACCACCGCGTCCTCTTCGACGTGCCCAACGGCCGCGTCGGCTTCGCCCGCGAGCAGTGCACCACAGCTTAG